A stretch of the Vigna radiata var. radiata cultivar VC1973A chromosome 9, Vradiata_ver6, whole genome shotgun sequence genome encodes the following:
- the LOC106774141 gene encoding transcription initiation factor TFIID subunit 12b, translating into MEVIEKKPNSAAESEIREECKVGVRSVTMALTFRTLFLMLLAILSLLLFEDWVSTPSCNNTDNIIDDNLKVMMVADLLLSDSGFVNRFFRDYYMSKFFRKSFEVLRPDLLLVLGDVSARGSELTRSKWVSVLRRFYRVLGPFVGLPFHAVLGDRDVGECGDVDVDRVSWIASKFPGLDSSGCAAFEIGNVSFVTLNAVALLCGGSGGLRFDVEKVIERESVEVHMGMERVVKRVNGFGEFADADVLSGSGPVVLLHLPLDQTRNEHFGSVGDFEKYWTSSMEGLNVVPESRGGQYKLLHMLPPNASEYILQALKPRIIFSAHRYTFSDHVHGDRTREISVPAMSWNARDDPGFVIASFQKAGRAVSISHCSLARESQIVLVYISVMFLFCLVCLKGYSESATGIHADSINSKEKSIIDGPCYQLEDNRLCCSKARFLTQIDSPAFRLPSIQLSSLRLPLRAHGRIIAPIDQSITSKSMAESASPSSKPSPMDPQNPAPSSNPTIPSPSHNNMPSPSLPPLPQDQQQQQQQQQQNLHQQLSPPQQQQPLVSSQAMNTINGINPISNFQLQQTLQRSPSMSRLNQIQPQQQAQQQQQFGVMRQQAGLYGGQMSFAAAGGGAGQQQQLGGSNLSRSALIGQSGHFPMLSGAGSQFNLLSSPRQKGGLVQQSQFSGNSAGQSLQGMQAMGMIGTPNLPSQLRANGALAYAQQLRMGHGQIRQQMSQQSSLNTGQVQGLPRSSSLAFMNSQLSGLSQNGQPGMVHNSLTQQQWLKQMPAMSGPASPLRLQQQQRQSLASSTQLQQNSMSLNQQQLSQLIQQQKSMGQSQLHQQQQQQQPQQQLQQQLLHQQSQQQSHPQASVHQQQQSPRMPGTAGQKSFSLTGSQPDATASGATTPGGSSSQGTEATNQVLGKRKIQDLVAQVDPQGTLDPEVIDLLLELADDFIDSTTTHGCILAKHRKSSTLESKDLLLHLEKNWDLTIPGYSSEEKKYQSKPQLNDLHKRRLDMIRTMMESSASESNINSSKELSRQGISNPTPMGAHHLVRPMSSEQLVSQAAGSQMLQQMTRF; encoded by the exons ATGGAAGTGATCGAAAAGAAACCAAACAGCGCCGCAGAAAGTGAGATACGCGAAGAATGTAAGGTTGGAGTGAGAAGCGTAACCATGGCGCTTACTTTCAGAACCCTCTTTCTCATGCTACTCGCAATCctctctcttctccttttcGAGGACTGGGTGTCAACGCCTTCTTGCAACAACACCGACAACATCATCGACGACAACCTTAAAGTCATGATGGTCGCTGACCTCCTTCTCTCCGATTCCGGTTTCGTCAACCGCTTTTTCCGAGACTACTACATGTCCAAATTCTTTCGG AAATCGTTCGAGGTGCTGCGGCCCGATTTGCTTCTGGTGTTGGGCGACGTTTCGGCGCGAGGCTCGGAGCTAACGAGGAGCAAGTGGGTGTCGGTGCTGCGGAGGTTTTACAGAGTGTTGGGCCCTTTTGTTGGGCTTCCGTTCCACGCTGTTCTCGGCGACAGAGACGTCGGAGAGTGTGGGGACGTTGATGTTGATAGGGTTAGTTGGATTGCGAGCAAGTTTCCTGGGTTGGATTCTTCTGGCTGCGCTGCGTTTGAGATTGGGAATGTGAGTTTTGTCACGCTGAACGCGGTGGCTCTGCTTTGCGGGGGGAGTGGTGGGTTGCGTTTTGATGTGGAGAAGGTGATAGAAAGGGAGAGTGTGGAGGTTCACATGGGAATGGAGAGGGTGGTGAAGAGAGTCAATGGTTTTGGGGAGTTTGCAGATGCGGATGTTTTATCTGGGTCAGGGCCTGTCGTTTTGCTTCACCTGCCGTTGGATCAAACAAGGAATGAACACTTTGGTTCGGTTGGTGATTTTGAGAAATATTGGACTTCTTCCATGGAGGGGTTAAATGTGGTGCCAGAAAGCAG GGGTGGCCAGTACAAGTTGCTTCATATGCTGCCTCCGAATGCTTCTGAGTACATTTTACAAGCTCTGAAACCAAG GATTATTTTCAGTGCTCACAGGTATACATTTTCTGATCACGTTCATGGGGACAGAACTCGTGAGATTAGTGTTCCAGCAATGTCATGGAACGCAAGAGATGACCCTGGATTCGTGATTGCCTCTTTCCAAAAGGCAGGAAGAGCAGTGAGCATAAGCCATTGTTCTCTTGCTAGGGAATCTCAAATTGTTCTAGTCTACATTTCTGTAATGTTTTTGTTCTGTTTGGTGTGTTTAAAAGGATA TTCTGAGTCTGCTACTGGTATTCATGCTGATTCTATTAACAGCAAGGAAAAAAGTATAATTGATGGACCTTGCTACCAGTTGGAGGACAACA GATTGTGTTGTTCGAAAGCAAGGTTCTTGACGCAGATCGATTCTCCGGCCTTCCGCCTTCCTTCAATTCAACTCAGCTCTCTGCGCCTTCCCCTGCGCGCCCATGGCCGCATCATAGCACCGATTGATCAATCGATCACATCAAAATCAATGGCGGAAAGCGCATCACCGTCGTCCAAACCCTCACCAATGGACCCTCAGAACCCCGCACCATCCTCCAACCCTACAATCCCTTCCCCTTCCCACAACAACATGCCTTCACCTTCGCTCCCTCCGCTTCCCCAAGACCAGCAAcagcaacagcagcagcagcagcaaaaTCTTCATCAACAGTTGAGTCCGCCTCAACAACAACAGCCTCTCGTGTCGTCGCAAGCCATGAACACCATCAACGGCATCAACCCTATCTCCAATTTCCAACTCCAGCAGACCTTGCAGCGATCGCCTTCCATGTCGCGCCTCAATCAAATCCAGCCTCAGCAGCAGgcgcagcagcagcagcagttCGGCGTCATGCGCCAACAGGCCGGATTGTACGGCGGACAGATGAGCTTTGCTGCCGCGGGCGGCGGAGCGGGCCAGCAGCAGCAGTTGGGCGGCTCCAATTTGTCGCGGTCCGCGCTGATAGGGCAGAGCGGACACTTCCCCATGTTGTCTGGTGCTGGCTCGCAGTTTAACTTGCTCTCCTCG CCAAGGCAAAAAGGTGGGCTAGTTCAGCAGTCTCAGTTCTCAGGTAATTCTGCTGGACAGTCTCTGCAAGGAATGCAAGCGATGGGTATGATTGGAACGCCAAATCTCCCCTCTCAACTGCGAGCTAATGGAGCCCTTGCTTATGCACAGCAGCTGCGAATGGGTCACGGTCAAATCAGGCAGCAGATGTCTCAGCAAAGTTCACTTAACACTGGACAG GTTCAAGGTTTACCAAGGTCATCATCCCTTGCTTTTATGAACTCTCAGTTGTCTGGGTTGTCGCAGAATGGGCAACCAGGGATGGTTCATAACTCCTTAACACAGCAACAGTGGCTTAAGCAAATGCCAGCAATGTCTGGCCCTGCCTCACCATTGCGTCTTCAACAGCAGCAGAGGCAGTCGCTGGCTTCTTCTACTCAATTGCAACAAAACTCTATGAGCCTGAACCAGCAACAATTGTCCCAGCTGATTCAGCAACAGAAGTCGATGGGGCAGTCTCAGCTGCATCAgcagcaacagcagcagcagccTCAACAACAGCTGCAACAACAGCTCTTACATCAGCAGTCACAACAACAGTCTCATCCACAGGCTTCTGTCCATCAACAGCAACAGTCTCCAAGGATGCCAGGAACTGCAGGCCAAAAGTCATTCAGTCTAACAGGATCACAGCCAGACGCTACTGCATCTGGTGCAACTACACCAGGTGGTAGTTCTAGCCAAGGAACAGAAGCAACAAACCAAGTTCTTGGGAAGAGAAAGATACAGGATTTAGTTGCACAG GTGGATCCACAAGGTACACTGGACCCCGAAGTTATAGATCTTCTTTTAGAGCTTGCTGATGACTTCATTGACTCT ACAACTACACACGGTTGCATTTTGGCAAAACATAGAAAATCATCAACTTTGGAGTCCAAGGATTTATTGCTACACCTAG AGAAAAATTGGGATTTAACAATTCCTGGATATTCAAGTGAAGAGAAGAAGTATCAAAGCAAACCT CAATTAAATGACCTTCACAAGAGGCGCCTAGATATG ATTCGCACAATGATGGAATCTTCGGCCTCTGAGTCAAATATTAATAGTTCTAAAGAGTTGAGTAGACAGGGCATTTCAAATCCTACCCCTATGGGAGCTCACCATCTAGTAAGACCCATGAGTTCAGAGCAGTTGGTTTCTCAGGCAGCTGGTTCTCAAATGCTACAGCAGATGACAAGGTTTTAA
- the LOC106773092 gene encoding transcription factor WER-like isoform X2, translating to MGRRPCCPKEINKGAWSREEDETLSKYVAIHGEGKWQKVAQNAGLKRCGKSCRQRWLNYLKPGIKRGDISVDEEDMIIRLHRLLGNRWALIAKRLPGRTDNEIKNYWNTNLSKKLQKHGTPSLSVSSPQNKRHEEEKIKQVHVAPEAPRPRRISAVEYSKIVENNRCSTTPSPSNKVEGSSDEASFSDFLIDIDQSQLLIGDDSNSKVPQMEEEHINKQVGLTNSPSSSSPSDHCHHLLAEKFDPLETLLDVELKRMASFLGLEND from the exons ATGGGAAGAAGACCATGCTGTCCCAAAGAGATCAACAAAGGTGCTTGGTCTCGAGAAGAAGATGAAACCCTCTCCAAATATGTTGCCATCCATGGAGAAGGAAAATGGCAGAAGGTTGCCCAAAATGCAG GTTTAAAGCGATGTGGAAAAAGCTGCAGACAAAGGTGGCTGAACTATCTCAAGCCTGGTATAAAAAGAGGTGACATATCAGTGGATGAAGAAGATATGATTATCAGacttcatcgtcttcttggTAACAG ATGGGCATTGATAGCAAAGAGGCTACCTGGACGAACAGACAATGAAATCAAGAACTACTGGAACACCAATCTGTCAAAGAAGTTACAGAAACATGGTACACCATCATTATCTGTTTCTTCACCTCAAAACAAACGTCATGAAGAAGAGAAGATCAAGCAAGTTCATGTAGCACCGGAAGCTCCACGCCCTAGGAGAATCAGTGCAGTTGAATACAGTAAAATTGTGGAAAATAATAGGTGTAGTACTACTCCGAGTCCCTCAAATAAAGTGGAGGGTAGTAGTGATGAAGCTTCTTTCAGTGATTTCCTGATCGATATTGATCAAAGCCAGTTGTTGATTGGTGATGATTCAAACTCAAAGGTCCCACAAATGGAGGAAGAGCACATCAACAAACAGGTAGGCTTAACCAACAGTCCTAGCTCATCATCACCTTCTGATCATTGTCACCATCTCTTGGCAGAGAAATTTGACCCTCTGGAGACCCTCTTGGATGTTGAACTCAAGAGAATGGCTTCCTTTCTTGGACTTGAAAATGATTGA
- the LOC106773092 gene encoding transcription factor WER-like isoform X1, translating to MGRRPCCPKEINKGAWSREEDETLSKYVAIHGEGKWQKVAQNAVMSAGLKRCGKSCRQRWLNYLKPGIKRGDISVDEEDMIIRLHRLLGNRWALIAKRLPGRTDNEIKNYWNTNLSKKLQKHGTPSLSVSSPQNKRHEEEKIKQVHVAPEAPRPRRISAVEYSKIVENNRCSTTPSPSNKVEGSSDEASFSDFLIDIDQSQLLIGDDSNSKVPQMEEEHINKQVGLTNSPSSSSPSDHCHHLLAEKFDPLETLLDVELKRMASFLGLEND from the exons ATGGGAAGAAGACCATGCTGTCCCAAAGAGATCAACAAAGGTGCTTGGTCTCGAGAAGAAGATGAAACCCTCTCCAAATATGTTGCCATCCATGGAGAAGGAAAATGGCAGAAGGTTGCCCAAAATGCAG TGATGTCTGCAGGTTTAAAGCGATGTGGAAAAAGCTGCAGACAAAGGTGGCTGAACTATCTCAAGCCTGGTATAAAAAGAGGTGACATATCAGTGGATGAAGAAGATATGATTATCAGacttcatcgtcttcttggTAACAG ATGGGCATTGATAGCAAAGAGGCTACCTGGACGAACAGACAATGAAATCAAGAACTACTGGAACACCAATCTGTCAAAGAAGTTACAGAAACATGGTACACCATCATTATCTGTTTCTTCACCTCAAAACAAACGTCATGAAGAAGAGAAGATCAAGCAAGTTCATGTAGCACCGGAAGCTCCACGCCCTAGGAGAATCAGTGCAGTTGAATACAGTAAAATTGTGGAAAATAATAGGTGTAGTACTACTCCGAGTCCCTCAAATAAAGTGGAGGGTAGTAGTGATGAAGCTTCTTTCAGTGATTTCCTGATCGATATTGATCAAAGCCAGTTGTTGATTGGTGATGATTCAAACTCAAAGGTCCCACAAATGGAGGAAGAGCACATCAACAAACAGGTAGGCTTAACCAACAGTCCTAGCTCATCATCACCTTCTGATCATTGTCACCATCTCTTGGCAGAGAAATTTGACCCTCTGGAGACCCTCTTGGATGTTGAACTCAAGAGAATGGCTTCCTTTCTTGGACTTGAAAATGATTGA